Proteins from a single region of Procambarus clarkii isolate CNS0578487 chromosome 62, FALCON_Pclarkii_2.0, whole genome shotgun sequence:
- the LOC123766601 gene encoding dentin sialophosphoprotein-like yields MRNSNQVDEEESAEGDSEDGSDSEDGSDSEDGSDSEDGSDSEDGDDSEDGSDSEDCDDSEDGSDSEDCDDSEDGSDSEDGDDSEDGSDSEDCDDSEDGSDSEDCDDSEDGSDSEDGSDSADGDDSEDGSNSEDDDDSEDDDDSEDDDDSEDGSDSEDGDDSEDGSDSADGDDSEDGSNSEDDDDSEDDDDSEDDDDSEDGSDSEDDDDSEDDDDSEDDDDSEDDDDSEDGSDSEDGDDSEDGSDSADGDDSEDGSNSEDDDDSEDDDDSEDGSDSEDDDDSEDDDDSEDDDDSEDGSDSEDGDDSEDGSDSADGDDSEDGSNSEDDDDSEDDDDSEDDDDSEDGSDSEDDDDSEDGSDSNDGNSLPS; encoded by the exons ATGAGAAATAGTAACCAAGTTGATGAGGAAGAAAGTGCTGAAGG GGATAGTGAGGACGGCAGTGATAGTGAAGACGGCAGTGATAGTGAGGACGGCAGTGATAGTGAGGACGGCAGTGATAGTGAGGACGGCGATGATAGTGAGGACGGCAGTGATAGTGAGGACTGCGATGATAGTGAGGACGGCAGTGATAGTGAGGACTGCGATGATAGTGAGGACGGCAGTGATAGTGAGGACGGCGATGATAGTGAGGACGGCAGTGATAGTGAGGACTGCGATGATAGTGAGGACGGCAGTGATAGTGAGGACTGCGATGATAGTGAGGACGGCAGTGATAGTGAGGACGGCAGTGATAGTGCGGACGGCGATGATAGTGAGGACGGCAGTAATAGTGAGgacgatgatgatagtgaggacgatgatgatagtgaggacgatgatgatagtgaggacgGCAGTGATAGTGAGGACGGCGATGATAGTGAAGACGGCAGTGATAGTGCGGACGGCGATGATAGTGAGGACGGCAGTAATAGTGAGgacgatgatgatagtgaggacgatgatgatagtgaggacgatgatgatagtgaggacggcagtgatagtgaggacgatgatgatagtgaggacgatgatgatagtgaggacgatgatgatagtgaggacgatgatgatagtgaggacgGCAGTGATAGTGAGGACGGCGATGATAGTGAGGACGGCAGTGATAGTGCGGACGGCGATGATAGTGAGGACGGCAGTAATAGTGAGgacgatgatgatagtgaggacgatgatgatagtgaggacggcagtgatagtgaggacgatgatgatagtgaggacgatgatgatagtgaggacgatgatgatagtgaggacgGCAGTGATAGTGAGGACGGCGATGATAGTGAGGACGGCAGTGATAGTGCGGACGGCGATGATAGTGAGGACGGCAGTAATAGTGAGgacgatgatgatagtgaggacgatgatgatagtgaggacgatgatgatagtgaggacggcagtgatagtgaggacgatgatgatagtgaggacgGCAGTGATAGTAATGACGGCAATTCTTTACCATCCTAA